The Telopea speciosissima isolate NSW1024214 ecotype Mountain lineage chromosome 11, Tspe_v1, whole genome shotgun sequence genome includes the window tacgACTTGTGTTTTGAAACCTAATCTACATTGCCGAAGAAGGGAGACCCAGAATATTGAGTGGAGACACCTACAAAAGTGCTGAAATCCTTAAGTGGTGTTGTGCTTGTAACACTAAGGAGTAATTCTAAAcccttctttgtttatttcGAATACCTATGCATCAGAGGATTACGTCCCATGGCTAAATTTTGATTTGGAATTCTTCCATCCCCAACACTTAGGACACATAAAAAGATGCACTATTCTTAGCAAACATTATTAGCCTGATCTACTACAAATTTTAAGATCTTACTTTCAATACAAAATAGACATGCAGAAACAAATTAATGTAAAGAGGAAGGACAGTAACTTACAAATCTTTCATATGCATGAACATGGCCAGCAAATACGACGTCAACTTTGTATTGTACGAAAAATGGTTCAAATACTACTCTCATAGGTTCTCCTTCTATATTGAAGAGGTAGCTGTTATAAAATGGTGAATGCACAAGGACGATCAACCATGGTGTCTCAGTCCTATTTACTTTGGGTAGTTCATTTAGAAGCCAAGTGTATTGAGGACTGTACTTTCCTGGAAACAGAAGataaataggttttatcatGAAATAAATCTTTTCTATTTAAATCAATATAACCCAATTGTTACTTCTAATATGATTTTTGATCGAGATCGCATTTAGATGTATAAGATTAAGTTGTATTTGTAAATTAGAAAAATTACAGTCAACCCTGTAACTGCTATGATGCTTAGGAATCGTAATCGACCATTTAGAATGTAGAATATTGTACATTTTAGTTAAACAAATTAACAGACTCTCCAACCTTACCAAATGCTGAATATGAAGCAATAACGATGATATATGCAGAAGCTCGCTTGATTGAGTACCAAAATGGTGAAATACTACTTGAAGAATTATATGGCGTCTGAAATCGGTTTGTAAAGGGCTTGTAAGGCACAGTTTCACCCTACAAATGAAATCACCATTGTTAGCTTATACATATATTCTCTGTATCCttagaaataaaaatcaatgtATATGAATAAAATGAGCCTAAAGTATCAAAATGTTAGAATTTAATTTCTAGTTgtatattagggtttggatatGTTTTGAGTGCTTACATATTGAATATCCAAGTCAATCTCATGGTTTCCTACTGTCCATATCCAAGGTTGATAAGCAGCACTTCTTTCTATGAATCTGCCCCATGTATCCCACCTAGTGTTGTCATGAAATGGATAGTTATCTGCATAAGAGAAGTCACCAACATACAACACTGTTTGCCCTTTCAAAGGGTTCATTTGGTAATGAGTGAGTGTGGTATTTGAATTCAAAGTCTGACCAAGATCCGCTGCAAATCATGTACTAGACTGTGAGATCCTCATGAAAGAAAGTTTGTAAATTAGTGGAATTGTTCAAGCAAGTGATCATGAAAGAGTTACCTATGAGACCAAATGTATAAGGAACATCAAGGCCAACTGGTGGAGGAGTTATAAACGAAAATTGTCGTGTGGTGTTTCCGACCCCGACCTCGTAGTAGTATGTCGTGTTATACTGCATAAATGAAAGCAAAGATCGAGCAAAAGAAGAGTTTAGTTCTTATTAGATTCACTCTAATTTCTCACTTGTAGCTAGCTAGGATAATTGCTAGACACAGGGATGCATTGATCACCTCCAAGTTATTGATGGTGCAATGATGGATAAAGCCTGAAGAATAGTTGTAGTACTTGTAGGTCAAGTAGAAGCCCTCTGCGCTGTATTTCATCGTACTGTTCTCAGCCCAGTAAAGAACAGTGCTGGAGCCTGGTTCATCTGCGGTGACCCAAGACACAATCATGCTTTGCCCTACAAGGTCTCCTTGAGTTATATGAACCTAGTAAAAACAAGCATCACAATTAAGTTAGAAAAAGTAAAATGTATAACATTAACGTAGGAAATATTGTTTGAAAGCTTGAATTATTCCCCATATCTATCCttccaaaattttctcttttttattttttgttttctttaactCCCAACAGACCTTTTGAGCCAAGTTCCCTGAAGTTCGAAAAAAAAGATTTTGACTGGGCTGAGTTGCCCgagttgagtcaaaattttagaaatcttggtcaagagtcgtgtagactagTTTATGGTAAAAAAGGACGAGGTTCAGTCATAAATCGTCTGAGTCAAATGATACTCAGTATTTTCACCCGAGTCATGACAAAATTGACAAGTATAgtcgtttaaaaaaaaaaaaaaaacataaagccgattcacttagaaactgagtTCAGTAAAATATATAGTAAATCCGTATTCTAAGACAGTAAGAAACCATCAACTcctggtataaactcaaaatgcattgagaTGCAAATCACTTTTTCTTTCCAATATTTtctactaatttatacatatttattacattaaaaaataagaaaaaaagtgACCCTTCTTGACCGGGTTTGATAAGGCTGAGTCACTAGGTTTTTTTGAAAGACGAGTCGAGTCCGAAAACCTGATTTTCTTCCCTTGGTTCTCAAAgtaa containing:
- the LOC122646538 gene encoding purple acid phosphatase-like, translated to MPLNSDVFSVPPGYNAPQQVHITQGDLVGQSMIVSWVTADEPGSSTVLYWAENSTMKYSAEGFYLTYKYYNYSSGFIHHCTINNLEYNTTYYYEVGVGNTTRQFSFITPPPVGLDVPYTFGLIADLGQTLNSNTTLTHYQMNPLKGQTVLYVGDFSYADNYPFHDNTRWDTWGRFIERSAAYQPWIWTVGNHEIDLDIQYGETVPYKPFTNRFQTPYNSSSSISPFWYSIKRASAYIIVIASYSAFGKYSPQYTWLLNELPKVNRTETPWLIVLVHSPFYNSYLFNIEGEPMRVVFEPFFVQYKVDVVFAGHVHAYERFERVSNIAYNITNGLCTPISNPNAPVYITIGDGGNIEGLSAMGYPQPFYSVFRETSYGHGIFSIKNRTHAFFAWNRNQDGYAVEADSLWFHNRYWYPVNETTIPV